One segment of Triticum aestivum cultivar Chinese Spring chromosome 2A, IWGSC CS RefSeq v2.1, whole genome shotgun sequence DNA contains the following:
- the LOC123187607 gene encoding protein NUCLEAR FUSION DEFECTIVE 6, mitochondrial isoform X1 has product MAAAAAAAARSFLRSGSATSSLRGAAARAASRSGPAAPSRRLLSSPPRARLALRSPLEMSSACLESLMPMHSATASALMTSLLAAPARVGSCWISEDL; this is encoded by the exons atggccgccgccgccgcagccgccgcgagATCCTTCCTCCGATCCGgatccgccacctcctccctccgcGGCGCGGCCGCCAGGGCCGCCTCCCGCTCCGGGCCGGCGGCCCCCTCGAGgcggctcctctcctcccctccccgcgCCCGCCTCGCCCTAAG GTCGCCGCTGGAGATGAGCAGCGCCTGCTTGGAGTCGCTGATGCCCATGCACAGCGCCACGGCCTCGGCGCTCATGACGTCGCTCCTCGCCGCCCCGGCTCGCGTCGGTTCCTGCTGGATCTCCGAAG ACTTATGA
- the LOC123187607 gene encoding protein NUCLEAR FUSION DEFECTIVE 6, mitochondrial isoform X2, whose translation MAAAAAAAARSFLRSGSATSSLRGAAARAASRSGPAAPSRRLLSSPPRARLALRSPLEMSSACLESLMPMHSATASALMTSLLAAPARVGSCWISEDH comes from the exons atggccgccgccgccgcagccgccgcgagATCCTTCCTCCGATCCGgatccgccacctcctccctccgcGGCGCGGCCGCCAGGGCCGCCTCCCGCTCCGGGCCGGCGGCCCCCTCGAGgcggctcctctcctcccctccccgcgCCCGCCTCGCCCTAAG GTCGCCGCTGGAGATGAGCAGCGCCTGCTTGGAGTCGCTGATGCCCATGCACAGCGCCACGGCCTCGGCGCTCATGACGTCGCTCCTCGCCGCCCCGGCTCGCGTCGGTTCCTGCTGGATCTCCGAAG ATCATTGA